Proteins found in one Vallitalea guaymasensis genomic segment:
- a CDS encoding AraC family transcriptional regulator, with the protein MNYIQNLQRAINYMEEHILEPITYEDVAKHIYVSGYHFHRTFSLVTGITANEYIRNRRLSMAGQEISLSNAKVIDIALKYGYNSPESFTKAFTRFHGITPNVARRAGMKLKSFNRLLIKIKLEGGTVMDYRIEKREEFKLLAKIRKFRNESISEEENTEIPDFWKECGANGTFEVLKQNTNEHDIYGVCAPISKESKHFDYGIGMKFSCGNVPEGYGIWEVKPTLWAVFKCIGETPDCIGETWGKIFSEFLPGSEYNMIDDTDFELYSQDLETDCFCEIWIPIEKKTNA; encoded by the coding sequence ATGAATTATATTCAAAATTTACAAAGAGCAATTAACTATATGGAAGAGCATATATTAGAACCCATTACCTATGAAGATGTTGCAAAGCATATCTACGTATCAGGGTACCATTTTCATAGAACATTTAGTTTAGTGACTGGTATCACAGCCAATGAGTATATTAGAAATAGAAGATTGTCTATGGCAGGGCAGGAAATCTCTTTATCTAATGCAAAGGTAATTGATATTGCTTTAAAATATGGTTATAATTCGCCTGAGAGTTTTACAAAGGCATTTACTAGATTTCATGGTATTACGCCTAATGTGGCAAGACGTGCAGGTATGAAATTAAAATCATTTAATCGCCTTCTCATTAAAATAAAATTGGAAGGTGGTACTGTTATGGATTACAGAATTGAAAAGAGAGAAGAATTTAAATTATTGGCTAAGATTAGGAAGTTTAGGAATGAATCAATCTCAGAAGAGGAAAATACTGAAATTCCAGATTTTTGGAAAGAATGTGGTGCCAATGGTACATTTGAAGTTTTGAAACAAAATACTAATGAGCATGATATTTATGGAGTTTGTGCACCTATATCAAAAGAAAGTAAACATTTTGATTATGGTATTGGTATGAAATTTAGTTGTGGTAATGTACCTGAAGGATATGGCATATGGGAGGTAAAACCTACATTATGGGCTGTGTTTAAATGTATTGGTGAAACTCCGGATTGTATAGGGGAAACATGGGGCAAGATCTTTTCTGAGTTTCTTCCAGGTTCAGAGTATAATATGATTGATGATACTGATTTTGAATTGTACTCACAAGATCTTGAGACAGATTGTTTTTGTGAGATATGGATTCCTATAGAGAAAAAGACAAATGCATAA
- a CDS encoding arginase, with protein MKRAYEIIGAPFGFAANKSGSRTAPDYLRENGLNIKIRQRTNEFWGSDIEDFGNVEVDSQINELYKSEKTLEAVKLYCEKLNDCVYNSYVRGKTPIIIGGDHSISVGTVSAASRYLKETNSKSNLGLIWVDAHADLNNLENGNIHGKSVAISLGYVYQDMFKLSNLTDVIDTKNIMYIGIRDLMPNEYVTIQNKNISLYGMDKIDKSGIREVIKEIVSKLEETTDGIFLSFDIDACDGGVYRGCATPEVGGLTAREAIQIIDYVSQSKKFMGADIVEYSPEDDTNGNTNQLVIKLIDTLVGYRM; from the coding sequence ATGAAAAGAGCTTATGAAATTATTGGAGCACCATTTGGTTTTGCTGCCAATAAAAGTGGTAGTAGAACAGCACCTGATTATTTAAGGGAGAATGGGCTAAATATAAAGATTCGACAACGAACTAATGAATTTTGGGGGTCAGATATTGAGGATTTTGGTAATGTAGAAGTAGATTCCCAAATTAATGAGTTATATAAAAGTGAGAAAACATTAGAAGCAGTAAAATTATATTGTGAAAAACTTAATGATTGCGTCTATAACTCTTATGTAAGAGGTAAAACTCCTATCATAATCGGTGGAGATCATTCAATATCTGTTGGTACTGTATCTGCTGCTTCCAGGTATCTTAAGGAAACAAATAGCAAAAGTAACTTAGGACTTATATGGGTTGATGCTCATGCAGATTTAAATAATCTTGAAAATGGTAATATTCATGGGAAAAGTGTAGCAATATCTTTAGGATACGTATATCAAGATATGTTTAAATTATCAAATCTTACAGATGTAATTGATACAAAAAATATAATGTACATAGGGATAAGAGATTTAATGCCAAATGAATATGTGACTATTCAAAATAAAAATATATCGTTATATGGCATGGATAAAATTGATAAGTCTGGAATACGAGAAGTTATAAAAGAAATAGTTAGCAAACTTGAAGAAACTACCGATGGGATATTCTTATCGTTTGATATTGATGCATGTGACGGAGGAGTTTATAGAGGCTGTGCTACACCGGAAGTAGGAGGTCTAACTGCAAGAGAAGCTATACAGATAATAGATTATGTATCCCAGTCTAAGAAATTTATGGGAGCAGATATAGTTGAATATAGTCCAGAGGATGATACAAACGGGAATACTAATCAATTAGTTATTAAATTAATAGATACTTTAGTAGGATATAGGATGTGA
- a CDS encoding amidohydrolase family protein: protein MNHSEKFIRSLKVNNIEALRRIPKADLHNHFYLGGNKEYIYKKTGKKIPSLNYKLNSMDEMHSWVNKNIGNVFEGKKGRILALEASFAQAIHDGITILEIGEDIWANGYFYDNNVEELLNVFNSIHNMIAANIDLRLQIGLSRHCKIKDLEEWIEPFWDYDCFYSIDLYGDEMAQPIERFKGIYRKAKEKGLILKAHVGEWGDADSVKRAVSELELDEVQHGISASQSQQVMNWLSDHNIQLNVCPTSNVMLGRVESIAKHPIRKLFDNGIKVTINSDDVLIFNSPVSEEYIKLFQGGVFTATELDIIRLNGLN, encoded by the coding sequence ATGAATCATAGTGAAAAATTTATAAGATCATTAAAAGTGAATAACATAGAAGCTTTGAGAAGAATACCAAAGGCTGACTTACATAATCACTTTTATCTTGGAGGTAATAAAGAGTACATATATAAAAAGACTGGCAAAAAGATTCCTTCTTTAAATTATAAACTCAATAGTATGGATGAAATGCATAGCTGGGTTAATAAAAATATAGGTAATGTTTTTGAAGGTAAAAAAGGTAGGATATTAGCATTAGAAGCCAGTTTTGCTCAAGCAATACACGACGGAATTACAATTTTAGAAATTGGTGAGGATATTTGGGCTAATGGTTATTTTTATGATAATAATGTAGAAGAATTATTAAATGTGTTCAATTCAATACATAATATGATTGCGGCTAATATAGATTTAAGGTTACAGATAGGATTATCTCGTCACTGTAAGATTAAAGACTTAGAAGAATGGATTGAACCGTTTTGGGATTATGATTGTTTTTATTCCATTGATTTATATGGGGATGAAATGGCTCAACCTATTGAGCGTTTTAAAGGAATTTATCGTAAGGCTAAGGAAAAAGGATTAATTTTGAAAGCTCATGTAGGAGAATGGGGAGATGCTGATTCGGTAAAAAGAGCTGTTTCAGAGCTAGAATTAGATGAGGTTCAGCACGGAATTTCAGCAAGTCAATCTCAACAAGTTATGAATTGGTTAAGTGATCATAATATACAGCTTAATGTTTGCCCTACGAGTAATGTAATGTTAGGTCGCGTAGAGTCAATCGCAAAGCATCCAATTAGAAAGTTATTTGATAATGGTATTAAGGTAACCATAAATTCAGATGATGTTCTTATTTTTAATAGTCCTGTTTCGGAAGAGTATATAAAGCTTTTTCAAGGTGGAGTATTTACAGCAACAGAGTTAGATATTATTAGATTAAATGGGTTAAATTAA
- a CDS encoding CPBP family intramembrane glutamic endopeptidase has translation MDNFNRLISAIVQVIIFSIIPFIWWIISDRKNSTFLHWLGFRKVMVKDYKKYILSIFGMLLLSIITVFYIIPLYIDTSNNATSQFASKGFSVLIPVIIYSFIQTGLSEEIFFRGFLAKRLINKFGFRIGNIVQGLLFGLMHGIFFFWIAGVIGTIIIIVLTGMSGWVSGWINEKQSGGSIISSWVLHGLGNFTASIAVMFNII, from the coding sequence ATGGACAATTTTAATCGCCTTATAAGTGCTATTGTTCAGGTCATAATATTTTCAATAATACCATTTATCTGGTGGATAATAAGTGATAGAAAAAATTCAACTTTTTTACATTGGCTAGGCTTTAGAAAAGTTATGGTAAAAGATTATAAAAAATATATACTATCAATATTTGGTATGTTACTTCTTTCGATTATAACAGTATTCTATATAATTCCTTTATATATTGATACTTCCAACAATGCGACATCACAGTTTGCAAGTAAAGGTTTTTCGGTCTTAATACCTGTTATAATATATTCTTTTATACAAACAGGTCTATCAGAAGAAATATTTTTTAGAGGATTTCTAGCTAAAAGGCTTATAAATAAATTTGGATTTAGAATTGGGAATATTGTTCAAGGATTATTATTTGGATTAATGCATGGAATCTTCTTTTTTTGGATAGCTGGAGTAATAGGAACTATAATTATTATTGTTTTAACTGGTATGTCAGGATGGGTAAGTGGATGGATTAATGAAAAACAGTCAGGTGGTTCAATTATATCAAGTTGGGTATTACATGGGTTAGGTAATTTTACTGCTTCTATTGCTGTAATGTTTAATATTATTTAA
- a CDS encoding GNAT family N-acetyltransferase — MIPKVILRDLILDDLEDRYKWSLDKEVTKHLSIPNKYPPFTREETKVWIKMCIDRTNGYLQKAILTEDNVHIGWVDLKNFDDVNSNAELGITIGNKDFWGKGYGAAAITAMLQIGFVELKLNKIWLRVDYDNENAIKCYTRIGFISEGILREDRFRHGEYIDRLRFSILLKDFKEIR, encoded by the coding sequence ATGATACCTAAAGTAATATTAAGAGATTTAATTTTAGATGATTTAGAGGATAGATATAAGTGGTCTTTAGATAAGGAAGTTACAAAACATCTATCTATTCCAAACAAATATCCTCCATTCACTAGAGAAGAAACTAAGGTATGGATTAAAATGTGTATTGACAGAACTAATGGTTATTTACAAAAAGCTATATTAACAGAAGATAATGTACATATTGGATGGGTAGATTTGAAAAATTTTGATGATGTTAATAGTAATGCAGAATTAGGAATAACAATTGGAAATAAAGACTTTTGGGGTAAGGGATATGGTGCTGCTGCTATAACTGCTATGTTACAGATAGGTTTTGTAGAATTGAAACTTAATAAAATTTGGTTGCGTGTTGACTATGATAACGAAAATGCAATTAAATGTTATACTAGAATAGGTTTTATTAGTGAAGGGATTTTAAGAGAAGATAGATTTCGACATGGAGAGTATATTGATAGATTAAGATTTAGTATCTTACTGAAGGATTTTAAAGAGATAAGGTAG
- a CDS encoding SAM-dependent methyltransferase, which translates to MFKNSYNYNEEFIKSNMMGPNSMRIISELAKSLKLEKGMRVLDLGCGKGLTSIYLAKEYGVTVYATDLWISASDNFERIKALHLEDKIIPIHADAYNLPYAKEYFDVAISVDAYHYFGCTKDYLTNYLAPLVKKDGQIAVAIPGIKKEFTNGIPEELNPYLTEDMNFHSCEWWYNLWSKSELVSIEDCTEMNCLKDAWNDWLSTDNIYAKEDIKMLNAEGGNYFNLVSIIARKL; encoded by the coding sequence ATGTTTAAAAATAGTTATAATTATAATGAAGAGTTCATTAAGAGCAACATGATGGGTCCTAACTCAATGAGGATTATTTCAGAGTTGGCAAAATCATTAAAATTAGAAAAAGGAATGAGAGTACTTGACCTCGGATGTGGAAAAGGTTTAACTTCAATATATTTAGCTAAGGAATATGGTGTAACTGTTTATGCAACAGATTTATGGATTAGTGCATCAGATAATTTTGAAAGAATAAAAGCTTTGCATTTGGAAGATAAAATAATACCAATACACGCAGATGCTTATAATCTACCGTACGCTAAAGAGTACTTTGATGTAGCAATAAGTGTAGATGCATATCATTATTTTGGTTGTACAAAAGACTATTTAACAAATTACTTAGCTCCACTTGTAAAAAAAGATGGACAAATTGCAGTAGCAATTCCTGGGATAAAAAAAGAATTTACCAATGGAATACCAGAAGAATTAAATCCATACTTAACTGAAGATATGAATTTTCATTCTTGTGAATGGTGGTATAACCTATGGAGCAAATCGGAATTAGTTAGTATTGAAGATTGTACTGAAATGAATTGCTTAAAAGATGCATGGAATGACTGGCTTTCCACTGATAATATTTATGCTAAGGAAGATATTAAAATGTTAAATGCTGAAGGTGGTAATTATTTTAATTTGGTATCAATAATAGCTAGAAAGTTATAG
- a CDS encoding alpha/beta hydrolase, whose protein sequence is MKNKLDDSIFRTIWFKRMKNIFIGVLVLSIIVLLIIPIIIISQVKQKVTYEGNLSEHPLQHIYDPNDFDLDVNEMKLTTDDGVKVWVSEVLTPNPKGIIIYLTGIRQPSVTYFYGHSKWMKDKGYASILLEVRGHGNSGGNDICLGYKEVLDVKAVVDYIKGQKKYDNIPIIVQGVSMGGAVAINSFGSLKDIDGLIAMSAYSSFEDVVYDTMIGYNIPAFICQIERSITNFYLTLVFGEKFKDMRPINQIENIDDRSAFLIACTSDSEVQAENMQRLLKKASSKCEWWLRDSREHFIIKDCDFINMEQDKEYCDKILKFISTVTKDKVKN, encoded by the coding sequence ATGAAAAATAAATTGGATGATTCAATATTTCGAACGATATGGTTCAAAAGAATGAAAAATATATTTATAGGTGTATTAGTTTTATCAATAATTGTATTACTTATAATACCTATAATAATTATAAGTCAAGTAAAACAAAAAGTTACATATGAAGGGAACTTATCTGAACATCCTTTACAACATATATATGATCCAAATGACTTTGATTTAGATGTTAATGAGATGAAGCTAACAACGGATGATGGGGTGAAGGTATGGGTATCAGAAGTATTAACTCCTAATCCAAAAGGAATTATTATTTACTTAACAGGAATAAGACAACCATCGGTTACTTATTTCTATGGTCATTCTAAATGGATGAAAGATAAGGGGTATGCATCCATATTATTAGAAGTAAGAGGACATGGAAATAGTGGAGGGAATGACATTTGTTTAGGTTATAAAGAGGTATTAGATGTTAAAGCAGTAGTTGATTACATTAAAGGACAAAAAAAGTATGATAATATACCAATCATTGTTCAGGGAGTATCCATGGGCGGTGCCGTGGCAATTAATTCATTTGGTTCATTGAAAGATATAGATGGGCTTATTGCTATGTCTGCTTACTCCAGTTTTGAAGATGTGGTCTATGACACAATGATAGGATATAATATTCCAGCTTTCATCTGCCAAATTGAAAGAAGCATAACAAATTTTTATCTCACATTAGTTTTTGGTGAGAAGTTTAAAGATATGAGACCAATTAACCAGATAGAAAATATTGACGATAGATCAGCTTTTCTTATTGCATGTACCAGTGATTCTGAAGTACAAGCAGAGAATATGCAACGATTGTTAAAAAAAGCATCAAGTAAATGTGAATGGTGGTTAAGAGATTCTAGGGAACACTTTATAATTAAAGATTGCGATTTCATCAATATGGAACAGGACAAAGAGTATTGTGATAAAATATTAAAATTTATATCAACTGTAACCAAGGATAAAGTGAAAAATTAG